A single window of Castor canadensis chromosome 3, mCasCan1.hap1v2, whole genome shotgun sequence DNA harbors:
- the Mterf3 gene encoding transcription termination factor 3, mitochondrial isoform X2, whose product MALSAQQIPRWLNSIKLRSFINATQLTEHFPRPGRALFHGFSARAQISSDNCFLQWGFQTYRTSSTRNSSQSADLSRQESSSSQSTLLSSESEQSEKMPSSDAKLPLQELDDLPPLSPLQLVSEEEAIQITAAPPVPPASHTLRDYVDHSETLQKLVLLGVDLSKIEKHSDAANLLLRLDFEKDIKQILLFLKDLGLEDNQLGTFLTKNYAIFSEDLENLKIRVAYLQSKNFSKADITQMVRNAPFLLNFSVERLDNRLGFFQKELELSVKKTRDLVVRLPRLLTGSLEPVKENMKVYRLELGFKCNEIQHMITKIPKILTANKRKLTETFDYVHNVMSVPHHIIVKFPQEEHSMIQQNPTTFLWTN is encoded by the exons ATGGCTCTGTCAGCCCAGCAGATACCCAGATGGTTAAACTCAATTAAATTGAGAAGCTTCATTAATGCCACACAACTCACAGAACATTTTCCAAGACCAGGGAGAGCATTGTTTCATGGTTTTTCTGCCCGGGCTCAGATATCCTCTGACAATTGCTTTCTCCAGTGGGGATTTCAGACTTACAGAACTTCCTCCACACGGAATAGTTCCCAGTCTGCCGACTTAAGTAGGCAAGAGAGTAGTTCTTCCCAAAGCACATTGCTGTCCTCTGAGAGTGAGCAATCAGAGAAGATGCCCAGCTCTGATGCCAAGCTGCCTCTGCAAG AACTGGATGATTTGCCTCCATTGTCTCCACTGCAGCTAGTTTCTGAGGAGGAGGCTATTCAAATTACTGCAGCCCCACCAGTGCCCCCAGCTTCACACACACTTCGAGACTACGTGGATCATTCCGAGACTCTGCAGAAGTTAGTGCTTCTTG GAGTGGATTTGTCCAAGATAGAAAAGCATTCAGATGCAGCCAACCTTCTTCTAAGACTGgattttgaaaaagacattaaaCAAATACTCCTGTTTCTGAAGGATTTGGGTTTGGAAGATAACCAACTTGGAACATTCCTGACAAAAAATTATGCCATTTTTTCTGAAGACCTTGAAAATCTAAAGATCAg GGTGGCTTATCTACAGTCAAAAAATTTCAGTAAGGCAGATATTACACAGATGGTCAGAAATGCACCATTTTTGCTGAATTTTTCAGTGGAAAGACTGGATAACAGACTGGGATTTTTTCAGAAAGAACTTGAACTTAGTGTGAAGAAG ACTAGAGATCTGGTTGTTCGCCTCCCGAGGCTGCTAACTGGAAGTTTAGAGCctgtgaaagaaaatatgaag GTTTATCGTCTTGAACTTGGTTTCAAATGTAACGAAATTCAACATATGATCACTAAAATCCCGAAGATACTAACTGCAAATAAAAGGAAACTTACTGAGACTTTCGATTATGTGCACAATGTGATGAGCGTCCCCCACCACATCATTGTCAAGTTCCCACAG